The proteins below come from a single Dinghuibacter silviterrae genomic window:
- a CDS encoding DedA family protein, with protein MEHIVYLLSHYKYLLLFPLAIVEGPILAVIAGFLCTTGVLNPLFVFPIIVCGDVIGDSLCYTLGRWGVPKPIRRLALLLGVKKENVDRVRTFFDTHPIKTIALSKITLGIGVAGIYLAGNTKVPYPKFIRICLATSALQYLVYLTIGFVFGGAYREINRYLNDAASLIIVVALAIVVLLLIRRKLRKA; from the coding sequence ATGGAACACATCGTCTATTTACTAAGTCACTACAAATATCTTCTTCTTTTTCCCCTGGCCATAGTGGAAGGACCCATCCTGGCCGTTATCGCCGGCTTTCTTTGTACGACGGGCGTGCTCAATCCGTTGTTTGTCTTTCCCATCATCGTTTGCGGAGACGTCATAGGCGACTCCCTTTGTTATACCCTTGGCCGTTGGGGCGTCCCCAAACCCATCCGAAGGCTCGCCCTCCTGTTGGGCGTTAAAAAAGAGAACGTCGATCGGGTCCGGACCTTTTTCGATACCCACCCCATAAAGACCATCGCCTTGTCAAAGATCACGCTGGGCATAGGCGTGGCCGGTATCTACCTGGCGGGAAACACAAAGGTTCCCTATCCCAAATTCATCCGGATATGCCTGGCAACCTCCGCCTTGCAATACCTCGTGTACCTGACGATCGGATTTGTTTTCGGCGGGGCCTACAGGGAAATCAACCGTTACCTCAACGACGCCGCCTCCCTGATCATCGTCGTAGCCCTGGCGATTGTCGTATTATTGTTGATCAGAAGA